A stretch of the Uranotaenia lowii strain MFRU-FL chromosome 3, ASM2978415v1, whole genome shotgun sequence genome encodes the following:
- the LOC129751335 gene encoding protein windpipe, with protein MTSSGVTSSSSGWRLRWSNVAWVLLLVALVDYSSATVSFGCPRGCECNELNISCSTIAGLRGIEKNQPIQRLVLSGLELTKIPAQLENIKNITELDLSNNHLSEVNHLSKRVRKLNLSQNRITSGKLSKIPLYVEVLNLTHNDITYLPLHLMKLKKLRHIELANNPINCTCETLHIRNWLTTRHVWSDEHIKCSAPFEFKGRPWLQVKQSDVCHKIDGRSGGGYNWDDYEDENELMLGDQADLGDEEAEDDDDFKKEYFPVGEKVKRNEPPIEVQNDEAVDEGSGNGSSPDIGEEEKAEAEKVANLTEDLSSDGKSETDAAVRVSQMQNAVEKEEEDDEGSGGSGGGILVFSDPKVVHEDPNEVATEDGFVEESDEKPITAPDGLGIFGRGLDDTTTASSTHGTEDSGPFSGRVQLGNTHGTESPVAGGEAHPIDPTRADSDSRNTYVLLAILGIILVVLIVVVICKRKPDSRNRRGKNDIEGRGREMQDMDKNLLGKPIEKNGHNPPERVPLMNDRNNSDFAKVFADKPNNYPPAKPERTSLEKPSMDTFKPIPADRNKSKESLYENIPQDNNNTVPLQNGNGSLRNGDPAGVHHPNHQVPSQNDDVFLPPNGNPANLLPEPIDSPKPKRYSPIYVPTSPKSDRYSPVYSPETGRVKIKLTETPKPKTPILVTRSRSRAGDYITTTTDQKF; from the coding sequence ATGACGTCATCCGGTGTGACGTCGTCGTCTTCTGGTTGGCGATTGCGATGGAGTAACGTGGCGTGGGTGCTGCTGCTTGTGGCGTTGGTCGATTACAGTTCTGCTACGGTGTCTTTCGGCTGCCCACGTGGCTGCGAGTGCAATGAGTTGAACATAAGCTGTTCGACGATTGCTGGTTTGAGAGGGATCGAGAAGAACCAGCCGATACAACGATTGGTGCTCAGTGGGCTGGAGCTCACCAAGATCCCAGCTCAGTTGGAGAACATCAAAAATATTACGGAGTTGGATCTGTCGAACAACCACCTGTCGGAGGTGAATCATCTGAGCAAGAGGGTGAGGAAATTGAACCTTTCGCAGAATAGAATTACATCCGGGAAACTGTCGAAAATTCCGTTGTACGTTGAGGTGTTGAACTTGACGCACAATGACATCACTTATTTGCCGCTGCATCTCATGAAACTGAAAAAGCTGCGACACATCGAGCTGGCTAATAATCCGATCAACTGCACCTGTGAAACTTTGCACATTAGGAATTGGCTAACAACGAGGCACGTTTGGTCCGATGAGCACATCAAGTGCAGTGCTCCGTTTGAGTTTAAAGGGCGGCCCTGGCTGCAGGTGAAGCAGTCCGATGTGTGCCACAAGATCGACGGACGATCAGGTGGGGGATATAACTGGGACGATTATGAAGACGAAAACGAGTTGATGCTGGGAGATCAGGCTGATCTTGGGGATGAAGAAGCCGAAGATGATGACGATTTTAAGAAGGAATACTTCCCGGTTGGTGAAAAGGTAAAGCGCAACGAACCACCGATTGAGGTTCAGAACGACGAGGCTGTGGATGAAGGATCTGGCAACGGATCGTCACCCGATATAGGAGAAGAGGAAAAGGCTGAAGCGGAGAAGGTCGCAAATCTGACCGAAGATCTCTCGAGTGATGGGAAAAGTGAAACGGATGCTGCCGTGCGAGTTTCACAGATGCAAAATGCCGTTGAGAAGGAGGAGGAGGATGATGAAGGTAGTGGAGGCAGTGGAGGAGGCATACTCGTGTTCAGTGATCCTAAGGTAGTCCACGAAGATCCCAATGAAGTAGCAACTGAGGATGGTTTTGTTGAGGAAAGTGATGAGAAACCTATAACAGCACCTGATGGGTTGGGAATCTTTGGCAGGGGACTGGATGATACTACGACTGCTTCTTCAACTCACGGTACGGAAGATTCGGGACCATTCAGTGGAAGAGTACAGTTAGGTAACACACATGGTACGGAAAGTCCTGTAGCGGGTGGTGAAGCACATCCAATTGACCCTACACGAGCAGACTCCGACAGCAGAAACACCTATGTGCTGCTAGCCATTCTTGGTATCATTCTCGTAGTCTTGATCGTTGTAGTAATCTGTAAACGAAAGCCAGATTCTAGGAATCGCCGTGGCAAAAACGACATCGAAGGTCGCGGCCGAGAAATGCAAGACATGGACAAAAATCTCCTGGGCAAGCCGATCGAAAAGAACGGCCATAATCCTCCAGAACGTGTCCCACTCATGAACGATCGTAACAATTCAGATTTCGCCAAAGTATTTGCTGACAAGCCGAACAACTATCCACCTGCAAAACCAGAACGAACATCACTAGAGAAGCCTTCCATGGACACCTTTAAACCAATTCCAGCCGATAGGAATAAGAGCAAAGAAAGCCTCTACGAGAACATCCCGCAGGACAACAACAACACTGTTCCACTACAAAATGGAAACGGTTCGCTCCGCAATGGGGATCCTGCCGGGGTTCATCACCCCAATCACCAAGTGCCATCACAGAACGATGACGTGTTCCTGCCACCGAACGGCAACCCGGCCAACCTCCTGCCGGAACCGATCGATTCACCGAAACCCAAACGATACAGTCCCATCTATGTGCCCACATCGCCCAAATCCGATCGATACAGTCCGGTATACTCGCCGGAAACCGGACGGGTCAAGATCAAGCTCACCGAAACCCCGAAACCTAAAACTCCAATCTTGGTCACGCGAAGTCGATCGAGAGCCGGAGACTACATTACGACGACGACGGATCAGAAGTTCTGA
- the LOC129754287 gene encoding insulin-like growth factor-binding protein complex acid labile subunit: protein MRMNFMWRLLFVIRFVTFVTAELPCPSECHCGYRGLDYFADCSENGLTELPEFTDYDVQILILSKNLFSFIPPEISLFTNLRYLDMSNNLITSLPADSLDGLLSLKQLDLAFNNISSWANIYPNELLLKTSYLEEFSLAGNQFTSFSSNEASLVLISPSLRFLDLSDCKISKVSGREVIQGLPSLEHLALNNNPLKSIQADIESTSLKRLDLSGCRLISLPSNVFSSLTSLQVLNLSRNYKISLFLHGTVTSDSLRHIDLSNCIMDSIDLEGFPNLRTAILRGNLIRQLTRDSFAANPLLEKIDLSSNSIKQVPNDAFKRLAQLKILDLSFNTISQIDGKTFKDNVLLTTINLSRNYISRMQRIVATSLAHLNMSYCEIMYMDADALGQMPALIGLDLSHNLLSELPTDLQSDTLQTLDLSMCRISSVDNETFAKLPSLLRLNLYGNRLTNPFRQDYFDNNTYLGEIWLGDNPWRCDCRSHDFRHFFVFLTEPPGRINDRKQLRCTSPEDVAGYTWDTACRMIWHPAESMGTTERIWTYFMLAILAFFGFFCLYSSVKRFIDSRRKMEAERQRRENIDHLREVTRQNNMRLQQEAQCNAPDVRESRPPCYEDAILLPKLDAASFASLDELVLRGKRKKRRKQRQSTSDEPQNTEDDEPVELRSASRSRSENVLSMRATVYQEPSDTVVPRSPIYQRPMSNRPVVATVAANVHASPTESRTSGTLQQSSPTGEELHYHSTDILGIAHTSLSPTSSRSTSIQQARDLGPGQSFEQIQNFNERSYENSPYAKRKVKALQHINPNGSLEEITDFEEYDTSPYAKRRIKHMSSFKGKNKPPIPFRPPPVVARMLSQSDSEDEEIRVVDDYFRQPKRQSLNSDEFTVLTQEDVGRTSVAPDSNRSVDISAGSSIEVIPANAGK, encoded by the exons ATGA GAATGAATTTCATGTGGAGATTACTGTTTGTTATACGATTTGTAACGTTCGTAACAGCTGAGCTTCCTTGCCCTTCAGAATGTCACTGTGGTTACCGAGGATTGGATTATTTTGCCGATTGCTCCGAAAATGGGCTAACAGAGCTTCCGGAATTCACGGATTATGAT GTTCAAATACTGATTCTGTCCAAGAATTTATTCAGCTTCATACCACCGGAAATCTCCCTTTTCACCAATTTACGTTACCTGGACATGTCGAATAATTTGATCACGTCACTACCGGCGGATTCATTAGATGGTTTACTGTCCCTGAAACAGCTCGATTTGGCGTTCAACAACATTTCAAGCTGGGCCAATATTTATCCCAACGAGCTGCTCCTCAAAACTTCTTATCTGGAGGAATTTAGCTTAGCCGGAAACCAGTTCACCAGTTTCTCCAGTAACGAAGCATCTCTTGTACTGATAAGTCCTTCGTTGaggtttttggatttgagtGACTGCAAGATTTCCAAAGTTTCCGGAAGAGAAGTGATACAGGGTCTGCCAAGTCTAGAACATCTTGCACTCAACAACAATCCTCTTAAAAGCATTCAAGCAGACATTGAGTCCACCAGTCTTAAGCGTTTGGATTTGAGTGGCTGCCGATTGATTTCGCTTCCGTCAAACGTTTTCAGTTCCCTAACGTCGCTTCAAGTGCTCAATTTGTCAAGAAACTATAAAATTTCTCTGTTTTTACATGGAACCGTTACTTCAGACAGTTTAAGACACATCGATCTATCTAACTGCATCATGGATTCTATTGACCTGGAAGGATTTCCAAATCTTAGGACAGCAATTTTGAGAGGAAATTTAATCCGTCAATTGACAAGAGACAGTTTCGCAGCCAATCCACTGCTGGAAAAAATCGATCTATCCTCAAACTCGATCAAGCAAGTTCCAAACGATGCCTTCAAACGGCTGGCACAGCTCAAGATCCTGGACCTGTCTTTCAACACCATATCACAAATCGACGGCAAAACGTTCAAAGACAACGTTCTACTGACAACGATCAACCTGAGCCGGAACTACATCAGCCGGATGCAGCGCATCGTGGCCACTTCCCTGGCTCATCTCAACATGAGCTATTGCGAAATAATGTACATGGATGCCGACGCTCTCGGACAGATGCCAGCCCTGATCGGTTTAGATCTGTCGCACAACCTACTTTCCGAGCTACCAACTGATCTTCAATCGGACACGCTGCAAACCCTTGACTTGAGCATGTGCCGGATATCGTCGGTAGACAACGAAACATTCGCTAAACTTCCCTCTCTTCTGAGGCTGAATTTGTACGGCAACCGTCTCACCAACCCTTTCCGGCAGGATTATTTCGACAACAACACCTATCTCGGCGAAATATGGCTCGGTGATAATCCGTGGCGCTGTGACTGTCGGAGCCAcgattttcgacattttttcgtttttctgacgGAGCCTCCAGGTCGG ataaacgATCGAAAGCAGCTCCGGTGCACCAGCCCGGAGGACGTGGCCGGATACACCTGGGACACGGCTTGTCGCATGATCTGGCACCCGGCAGAATCCATGGGAACGACCGAACGAATTTGGACCTACTTTATGCTGGCTATCCTGGCATTCTTCGGTTTCTTCTGTTTGTATTCATCGGTGAAACGTTTCATCGATTCTAGACGGAAAATGGAAGCGGAGAGACAACGTCGTGAAAACATTGATCATCTGCGAGAAGT GACTCGTCAAAACAACATGCGACTTCAGCAGGAGGCACAGTGTAATGCTCCAGATGTTCGTGAATCGAGGCCACCTTGCTACGAAGATGCTATTCTATTGCCCAAACTGGACGCAGCTTCGTTTGCCTCTCTTGATGAACTTGTTTTACGAGGAAAACGCAAGAAGCGAAGGAAGCAGAGACAATCAACCAGTGATGAACCACAGAACACGGAAGATGATGAGCCAGTTGAATTACGTTCTGCGTCCAGGTCTCGTAGCGAAAATGTACTTTCGATGCGTGCAACAGTATATCAGGAACCTTCAGATACGGTTGTTCCGAGATCTCCCATTTACCAAAGACCCATGTCCAATAGACCTGTCGTAGCGACTGTAGCAGCAAATGTCCACGCTTCGCCGACTGAATCCAGAACATCTGGAACGCTTCAACAATCATCGCCAACAGGTGAAGAGTTGCACTACCATTCTACAGACATCCTAGGAATAGCTCACACATCCCTAAGCCCAACTTCATCTCGCTCAACCTCCATCCAACAAGCCAGAGATCTTGGTCCCGGTCAAAGTTTCGAACAAATCCAAAACTTCAACGAAAGGAGCTACGAGAATAGTCCTTACGCAAAACGGAAAGTTAAGGCTCTGCAGCATATCAACCCCAACGGCAGTCTGGAAGAAATTACTGACTTTGAAGAATATGACACCAGTCCTTACGCCAAACGTCGAATTAAGCACATGTCCAGTTTTAAGGGCAAGAACAAGCCACCAATTCCCTTCAGACCTCCCCCAGTGGTTGCTCGAATGTTAAGCCAATCCGATTCCGAAGACGAAGAGATTAGGGTGGTCGATGACTACTTCCGGCAGCCGAAACGACAGTCGCTGAATTCGGACGAATTCACAGTTCTTACCCAGGAAGACGTTGGCAGAACTTCGGTGGCCCCTGATTCTAACCGGAGTGTAGACATTAGCGCTGGCAGCAGTATTGAAGTAATTCCAGCAAATGCTGGCAAGTGA